The genomic DNA AAGCTTTCTACAAGTTGTACGGAAAAATTCAACCGGTACCGGAATCCTCGGTTCGTATCATGAATGATGGTGAAGAGTTGGTATGGGGAAATCGAACTCTCAAATTCATTTATACTCGCGGACACGCCAATCATCATTTTTGTATTTATGATTCTCTGACCAACGGAATTTTCACGGGAGATACTTTCGGTCTAGGCTATGGGATCTTTCGGAACGGGAGCGAACCTGTTTTATATCCTTCTACAACTCCTACGGACTTCGATCCGGAAGAAGCTCTTTTATCCATAGATAAAATCATCGGGACAGGCGCGGAGAAAGCTTATCTGACTCATTTCGGAGTCTGGACGGACATGAGATCGGGTGCCGAACAAATGAGAGAAGGTGTGAAGACAATGAAGCACATTCTAATTTCAGCGGGAAAAACGGACCTGGAAGGCGATTCACTACTCGGATTTTGTGAGGCTAGAGTATTATCTTATTTAGAGGATCAATTAGAAAAGCGCGGAATCCCTTATGGCACTAAGGAAAAAAGGTTCATCGCCTTTGATGCAAAAATAAATGCACAAGGAATCGCCTTTAAAGTCGAGAAAGCTAGAAAGAAAATATAATCTTTGTCCCCTGGGTAACATGACTTTCTTAAAATATTTCTTATTCGTTCCGAATCATTTCTTCGAATGACAGGCATTATATCGGTCCATCGAGAAACGCT from Leptospira fainei serovar Hurstbridge str. BUT 6 includes the following:
- a CDS encoding MBL fold metallo-hydrolase — protein: MPDTILTIDCGYIEEGLACAYLVRDGDRAAFVENNTNYAVPKLLKTLEDQGLKKEAVDYIIITHVHLDHAGGTGELIKHCPNATVLAHPKAAPHLINPERLIKSSIQVYGEEAFYKLYGKIQPVPESSVRIMNDGEELVWGNRTLKFIYTRGHANHHFCIYDSLTNGIFTGDTFGLGYGIFRNGSEPVLYPSTTPTDFDPEEALLSIDKIIGTGAEKAYLTHFGVWTDMRSGAEQMREGVKTMKHILISAGKTDLEGDSLLGFCEARVLSYLEDQLEKRGIPYGTKEKRFIAFDAKINAQGIAFKVEKARKKI